A window of Pseudodesulfovibrio sp. JC047 contains these coding sequences:
- a CDS encoding CBS domain-containing protein, with the protein MTQSIVRVRDIMQSDILSIDGMASATDAARMMREHKATELLVNKRHEDDAWAIVTIMDLVKDVIVPGRDGESVSVYEIMTKPVVTVPATMDVRYAVRLIHRMGVHRAPVEHMGEIIGMVTLSSLILDSHVL; encoded by the coding sequence ATGACGCAATCAATAGTACGAGTCAGGGATATCATGCAGTCGGACATCCTGAGCATTGACGGCATGGCCTCGGCCACGGATGCCGCTCGGATGATGCGAGAGCACAAGGCCACGGAGTTGCTTGTGAACAAACGTCATGAAGACGACGCATGGGCCATCGTGACCATCATGGATTTGGTCAAGGACGTGATTGTTCCCGGTCGGGACGGAGAGTCGGTCAGCGTGTACGAAATCATGACAAAGCCGGTAGTGACGGTGCCCGCGACCATGGATGTTCGGTATGCCGTTCGATTGATTCATCGTATGGGAGTACATCGTGCGCCGGTGGAACACATGGGAGAAATCATCGGGATGGTGACGCTTTCGTCGCTTATTCTTGATAGTCATGTGCTGTAA
- a CDS encoding type I restriction enzyme HsdR N-terminal domain-containing protein, with amino-acid sequence MHEASLGGTLRDYLSGEDIDETTFEEFRQLLAQLLVEEKGYPKERLKAKVPLTYSVDGEDFERPIDYVVYDAQGTPIFIILFCAGDVVTFERETVCAARLIDGGPVPFALVTDTMEASLLDVKSGDCLARGMKAVPEYAELQRMVDSVEMAPLTDEQREKQTRVFHTYCGFIYGTCCSESCSLPPNPLKK; translated from the coding sequence ATGCATGAAGCGAGTTTGGGCGGAACACTCCGCGATTATTTGAGCGGCGAAGACATTGACGAAACCACCTTTGAGGAGTTTCGGCAGTTGTTGGCACAGTTACTGGTTGAAGAAAAAGGCTATCCCAAGGAACGTCTCAAGGCCAAAGTCCCCTTGACGTATTCTGTGGATGGCGAAGATTTTGAGCGACCAATTGATTATGTCGTGTACGATGCGCAGGGCACACCTATTTTCATCATTCTGTTCTGTGCCGGAGATGTCGTGACATTCGAGCGTGAAACCGTCTGCGCGGCCCGGCTTATTGACGGTGGTCCGGTCCCGTTTGCCCTGGTGACTGATACCATGGAGGCATCCCTGCTGGACGTGAAAAGCGGGGATTGTCTGGCCCGTGGCATGAAGGCCGTGCCAGAATATGCCGAGTTGCAGCGAATGGTGGACTCGGTCGAAATGGCTCCCCTGACCGACGAGCAACGGGAAAAGCAGACCCGCGTTTTTCATACGTATTGCGGATTCATTTATGGCACCTGTTGCAGTGAGTCGTGCTCGCTTCCACCAAATCCGCTCAAGAAATAA
- a CDS encoding ferredoxin → MTQEKTCTKHREIAIELGDCRLCQGCIEMNPDVFEWDDDLNMPYVCRSKVTEEEVRDIMNSCPEDCIVFVDC, encoded by the coding sequence ATGACACAAGAAAAGACCTGTACCAAGCATCGTGAAATAGCCATTGAGTTGGGCGATTGCCGCCTGTGTCAGGGATGTATCGAGATGAACCCTGATGTCTTTGAATGGGATGACGACCTCAACATGCCGTATGTCTGCCGTTCCAAAGTGACTGAAGAAGAAGTCCGGGACATCATGAATTCATGCCCTGAAGACTGCATTGTCTTTGTGGATTGTTGA
- a CDS encoding DUF933 domain-containing protein, producing MKTALFGFSGAGKTDLFAALAGPDATAAGNRAMIKVPDPRLDPLIALFSPKKITYSEIEYLDIPGGGGKSAGLGDRVLNEVRPYDCFIGVLDAFSGMNDPHEQWQAIEADMMITDMAVIEKRLEKLATDEKKNKALVDPKEQNALQRALATLEAEHPLRTDETLAALPELKGYKFLSARPILYVWNCPEGDETSIQLPQETAGMSHIAVSAKLERELAEIDDPEEKALFLNDLGLSQSALDKVINKTYHLLGLISFLTAGEDECRTWPVRIGSTAPQAAGVIHTDFEKGFIRAEVIGYDDFIQLGSFKAVKDAGKARLEGKEYIVQDGDIIEFRFNV from the coding sequence ATGAAAACAGCACTTTTCGGATTTTCCGGTGCAGGAAAAACAGATCTTTTCGCGGCATTGGCCGGACCGGATGCCACAGCCGCTGGCAACCGCGCCATGATAAAAGTCCCGGACCCCCGACTTGACCCGCTCATTGCACTCTTCTCTCCCAAAAAAATCACGTACAGCGAAATCGAATACCTCGATATTCCGGGTGGCGGCGGTAAAAGTGCCGGTCTCGGCGACCGAGTTCTTAATGAAGTCCGACCCTATGACTGTTTCATCGGTGTTCTGGATGCGTTTTCCGGCATGAACGACCCACATGAACAATGGCAGGCCATTGAAGCCGACATGATGATCACGGATATGGCGGTCATTGAAAAACGGCTCGAAAAACTCGCCACCGATGAGAAAAAGAACAAGGCGTTGGTCGATCCCAAGGAACAAAATGCGTTGCAACGCGCTCTTGCGACGCTGGAAGCAGAGCACCCGCTCAGGACAGATGAGACTCTGGCGGCTCTTCCCGAACTCAAAGGGTATAAATTCCTCTCCGCCCGCCCGATCCTGTATGTCTGGAACTGTCCCGAAGGGGATGAAACATCCATACAGCTTCCACAAGAAACCGCTGGCATGAGTCACATCGCGGTCTCTGCCAAACTCGAACGAGAACTGGCAGAAATCGATGATCCAGAAGAAAAGGCCCTCTTCCTGAATGACCTGGGTCTCTCACAATCCGCATTGGACAAGGTTATCAACAAGACATATCACCTGCTCGGTCTCATCTCCTTTTTGACGGCCGGGGAAGACGAATGCCGCACATGGCCAGTGCGCATCGGCTCAACCGCCCCCCAGGCAGCCGGGGTCATCCACACCGATTTTGAAAAAGGCTTTATTCGTGCAGAGGTCATCGGGTATGACGATTTTATCCAATTGGGAAGCTTCAAGGCCGTCAAGGATGCAGGGAAAGCCCGTCTGGAAGGCAAGGAATATATCGTTCAGGATGGCGACATCATTGAATTCAGATTCAACGTCTAG
- the aroL gene encoding shikimate kinase AroL: MDRRKNIFLIGPRACGKTSVGRRLAARLNSEFVDTDHALVQSVGCEIEQYVALNGWEAFREREAAILARESEPGGRVIGCGGGIVLKPENRTILRTGIVIYLKVDPVELVRRLRRDPNTGQRPSLTGQGLTAEVETVLAQRAPLYESCADYVVSAASVASVVENILARLERSPGLFDRIC, translated from the coding sequence ATGGACAGACGGAAGAACATCTTTCTTATCGGGCCAAGGGCCTGTGGCAAGACCAGCGTGGGGCGGCGGCTCGCAGCACGGCTCAACAGTGAATTTGTGGACACCGACCACGCACTGGTGCAATCAGTTGGTTGCGAAATCGAACAATACGTCGCTCTTAACGGATGGGAGGCCTTTCGTGAACGGGAGGCGGCCATACTGGCGCGGGAATCCGAGCCGGGTGGCCGGGTGATCGGTTGCGGCGGCGGGATCGTGTTGAAACCGGAGAATCGGACGATTTTGCGAACAGGGATAGTGATCTATCTCAAGGTGGACCCTGTCGAGCTGGTTCGTCGATTGCGTCGTGATCCCAATACCGGACAGCGGCCATCCTTGACAGGGCAGGGGCTCACGGCCGAAGTGGAGACGGTGTTGGCTCAACGGGCACCATTATATGAGTCGTGTGCCGACTATGTTGTCAGTGCGGCGAGTGTGGCCAGTGTGGTCGAGAATATTCTGGCCAGACTTGAGCGAAGTCCCGGTCTTTTTGACAGGATATGCTGA
- a CDS encoding potassium transporter TrkG, whose amino-acid sequence MRAKLFSPYWLPVWFFGGTILIGAFVLHLDVSHPGGPLSFVDALFTATSAMCVTGLAVVDTGSYFSTLGLDVLLVLIQLGGLGIMTFTTLIIHLLGKRVSLNDRLAVGQSLLRDPSFSLPRFLARVVWWTFFFEGCGALALWLMDPVGFAPYSAIFHSISAFCNAGFSLYPDSLTQWAGHGGVNLVFMILITAGGLGFYVLIECASYCRKLAVRMTHKHRAMPRLSWHSSIVLKTSAFLVLLGAVVIFFAEGAAGNAPGALSERVWTALFQSVTCRTAGFNTVDIGNMANVSLIFMMFLMLIGGSPGSCAGGIKTTTFRALCGFVWAQFRGREQVQLGRFALTQGALNKVVSLTTMTFILVGVGTLVLTALESGDSSYLMAREEFIVNLFETISAYGTVGLSTGVTSSLDTLEKMTVIVLMFVGRLGPVWLLSALQSWQAERRYKVPTGNLPFG is encoded by the coding sequence ATGCGCGCTAAACTCTTTTCCCCATACTGGTTGCCGGTGTGGTTCTTTGGCGGAACCATTCTCATCGGTGCGTTTGTTTTGCATCTTGATGTGAGTCATCCGGGTGGGCCTTTGTCCTTTGTGGACGCATTGTTCACGGCCACGTCCGCCATGTGTGTCACCGGATTGGCCGTGGTCGATACCGGATCGTATTTTTCAACCCTTGGATTGGACGTGTTGTTGGTCCTGATTCAGCTTGGTGGTTTGGGGATCATGACCTTTACTACCCTGATTATTCACCTGCTCGGCAAGCGGGTGTCGCTCAATGACCGTCTTGCTGTCGGGCAAAGCCTGTTGCGTGATCCCTCTTTTAGCCTGCCCAGATTCCTGGCCCGGGTCGTCTGGTGGACGTTCTTTTTCGAGGGGTGCGGTGCCTTGGCCCTATGGCTTATGGACCCGGTCGGGTTTGCCCCGTATTCTGCGATATTTCATTCCATCTCAGCCTTTTGCAATGCCGGTTTTTCCCTGTATCCCGATAGCCTCACCCAGTGGGCCGGACATGGTGGGGTGAATCTGGTATTCATGATTCTCATCACGGCTGGTGGGCTTGGTTTTTATGTGCTCATCGAGTGTGCGTCCTATTGTCGGAAATTGGCGGTCAGGATGACACACAAGCATCGCGCCATGCCCCGGCTGAGTTGGCATTCGTCCATTGTTCTGAAAACCTCGGCATTTCTGGTCCTTTTGGGTGCCGTGGTCATCTTCTTTGCCGAGGGTGCTGCCGGGAATGCCCCGGGGGCGTTGTCCGAACGGGTGTGGACCGCATTGTTTCAGTCAGTGACCTGCCGGACCGCCGGATTCAATACGGTGGATATTGGGAACATGGCGAATGTCTCGTTGATTTTCATGATGTTTCTCATGCTTATCGGAGGATCGCCCGGATCGTGTGCCGGGGGGATAAAGACCACGACATTCCGCGCGTTGTGCGGATTTGTCTGGGCACAGTTTCGGGGGCGCGAACAGGTCCAGCTCGGACGGTTTGCCCTGACGCAGGGGGCATTGAACAAGGTGGTCTCCCTGACGACCATGACGTTTATTTTGGTCGGAGTGGGGACGCTGGTCCTGACTGCGTTGGAAAGCGGGGACAGTTCCTACCTCATGGCCCGGGAAGAGTTTATCGTGAATTTGTTTGAAACGATTTCCGCGTATGGAACCGTTGGCCTGTCCACCGGGGTGACGTCGTCACTGGACACTCTGGAAAAAATGACGGTCATCGTGCTCATGTTTGTCGGGCGATTGGGACCGGTGTGGCTGTTGTCCGCATTGCAGAGTTGGCAGGCTGAACGTCGGTACAAGGTCCCGACCGGGAATTTACCGTTTGGATAG
- a CDS encoding TrkA family potassium uptake protein, with protein sequence MSETKEVGVIGLGKFGLALAKALTDLGHDVVGVDKDPENVRRAQDTLAQVYEADATDEKTLSQIGFQDLEKVIVSTGDSMEASILVVLNLQTIGVKNIWVKAFSQEHERVLYKLGVPFVVFPEAFVAFQLAHRLAVPGLHEYFGLGNDVATREIVVDDWTGKTLRELDLTNTYQVQVIAFRHSGESEFHFVPQAKRVLEQGDVLVLLGKTEDIIQVDKF encoded by the coding sequence ATGTCGGAGACAAAGGAAGTCGGTGTTATCGGGCTTGGCAAATTCGGATTGGCTTTGGCCAAGGCTCTGACCGATTTGGGGCATGATGTCGTGGGAGTGGACAAGGACCCGGAGAACGTGCGTCGGGCGCAGGACACCTTGGCACAGGTCTATGAAGCGGATGCCACGGATGAAAAAACGTTGAGTCAGATTGGATTTCAGGATCTGGAAAAGGTCATTGTGTCCACGGGTGATTCCATGGAAGCCAGCATCTTGGTGGTGCTCAATCTGCAAACCATTGGCGTCAAGAATATTTGGGTCAAGGCGTTCAGTCAGGAGCACGAACGGGTTTTATACAAGTTGGGTGTGCCGTTCGTGGTGTTTCCCGAAGCGTTTGTGGCGTTTCAATTGGCGCATCGGCTGGCGGTTCCCGGACTGCATGAGTATTTCGGGCTTGGCAATGATGTGGCAACCCGGGAAATCGTGGTGGACGACTGGACAGGAAAGACATTGCGAGAACTGGATTTGACCAATACCTATCAGGTGCAGGTCATTGCCTTTCGGCATTCGGGCGAATCGGAATTCCATTTTGTGCCACAGGCGAAACGGGTGTTGGAACAGGGCGATGTCCTTGTCCTGCTTGGAAAGACCGAAGATATTATTCAGGTTGATAAATTTTAG
- the aroC gene encoding chorismate synthase — protein MSGNILGTVFRLTTFGESHGPGLGGVVDGCPAGIPLDESMLQAELDRRKPGQGGLASTARQESDRVTILSGVFEGKTTGTSIGFTIPNTDHRSNDYSAIKDVFRPGHADYSFNAKFGFRDYRGGGRSSGRETVSRVAGGAIAQEVLRREGIAVYASTVELGGIPVNANDFEGAQTRPYFSADPDIVDDWNDRIKAVKSQGDTLGGVVEVRATSVPAGLGEPVFDKLDARLAYALMSVGAVKGVEIGSGMNASCSLGSLNNDPIGPDGFLSNNAGGILGGISSGQDIVARAFIKPIPSIAQTQGTVNSDGSATSITIGGRHDIAAIPRINPVLKAMMALTLVDMLLLDRRLGMRD, from the coding sequence ATGAGCGGCAATATTTTGGGCACAGTGTTTCGATTGACCACTTTTGGCGAGTCCCATGGCCCGGGGTTGGGCGGCGTGGTGGACGGCTGTCCGGCGGGTATTCCGTTGGACGAGTCCATGCTGCAAGCGGAGTTGGACAGGCGTAAACCCGGACAGGGTGGACTTGCTTCAACCGCACGGCAGGAGTCGGACCGTGTCACGATTCTCTCCGGTGTGTTTGAAGGGAAAACCACGGGGACATCCATCGGATTCACCATTCCCAATACCGACCACCGTTCCAATGATTATTCCGCGATCAAGGATGTGTTTCGGCCCGGGCACGCAGACTATTCATTCAATGCCAAGTTCGGCTTTCGGGATTATCGCGGTGGTGGGCGTTCATCCGGACGTGAAACCGTTTCCCGGGTCGCTGGTGGTGCCATTGCACAAGAAGTATTGCGGCGTGAAGGTATCGCTGTCTATGCCTCCACGGTCGAGCTGGGTGGGATTCCTGTGAATGCGAACGATTTTGAAGGTGCGCAGACCCGACCCTATTTCAGCGCGGACCCGGATATCGTGGATGATTGGAATGACCGAATCAAGGCGGTCAAATCTCAGGGTGACACCCTCGGCGGGGTCGTGGAAGTCCGTGCCACATCGGTTCCGGCGGGTTTGGGTGAGCCGGTATTTGACAAGCTGGACGCACGCCTTGCCTATGCGCTTATGTCCGTGGGCGCGGTCAAGGGCGTGGAAATCGGGTCCGGGATGAACGCTTCCTGTTCGCTTGGGAGTCTGAATAATGATCCCATCGGGCCAGACGGATTTTTATCCAACAATGCCGGGGGAATTCTCGGTGGCATTTCATCGGGACAGGATATCGTGGCTCGGGCATTTATCAAGCCGATTCCCTCCATTGCGCAGACGCAAGGTACGGTAAATTCCGATGGTTCGGCCACGTCCATCACCATTGGCGGCAGGCATGATATTGCGGCCATCCCACGGATTAATCCCGTGCTCAAGGCCATGATGGCTTTGACGCTCGTGGATATGCTGCTGCTGGACAGACGGTTAGGGATGCGGGACTAA
- a CDS encoding DUF2238 domain-containing protein has product MPTGNAVTRYFPHGLAGIFTAIWLILAINPVMRDVWWAENIPVILVFLALVFTFKIFRFSNLAYGLMACWLILHTIGGHYTFANVPFEWITDLFGFERNHFDRLGHFSIGFYAFPIAEFLTRQRLARPVVVYLFSLFAIMALAAGYEIIEWWYAVEAGGEAGIEFLGSQGDIWDAQTDMLADTLGAVTALVLFRFSGIKADN; this is encoded by the coding sequence ATGCCCACGGGAAACGCCGTCACCCGATACTTCCCGCACGGACTGGCCGGAATCTTTACCGCCATCTGGCTGATTCTCGCCATCAATCCGGTCATGCGGGATGTCTGGTGGGCGGAAAACATTCCGGTCATTCTGGTTTTTCTGGCGTTGGTTTTCACCTTCAAGATCTTCCGATTTTCCAATCTAGCCTATGGTCTCATGGCTTGCTGGCTCATTTTGCACACCATAGGCGGGCACTACACCTTCGCCAATGTGCCTTTCGAATGGATCACCGACCTTTTCGGTTTTGAACGCAACCACTTCGATCGGCTGGGACATTTTTCCATTGGATTCTATGCCTTTCCCATCGCTGAATTCCTAACCCGTCAACGTCTGGCACGACCCGTTGTGGTCTATCTCTTCAGCCTGTTCGCCATCATGGCACTGGCCGCAGGATATGAAATCATTGAATGGTGGTATGCCGTCGAAGCTGGTGGTGAAGCCGGAATCGAATTCCTCGGCTCCCAAGGGGACATCTGGGACGCGCAAACCGACATGCTTGCAGACACCCTCGGTGCCGTGACCGCCCTTGTGCTCTTCCGATTCTCAGGTATCAAAGCCGACAATTAG
- a CDS encoding pitrilysin family protein, producing MFRTLVMLIGLSMVLTGCQVTHMNTTHPTDFAPDQKTTLTPSVQGDTTLVKLKNGLTVLIKEDTRFPLVNVRLYVHAGSAYETPEIAGISHQLEHMVFKGTDKRGPGETALEIESAGGMLNAATSFDYTVYYVEVPDDKWALGMDVVTDMAFNPTIDPDELKSEKQVVLAELKRGEDTPGSKLFKTLQSMIWKDSSYEWPIIGYRETVQSFTQKDIKDYIATHYQPQSMLLVVTGKVDPEQILAEADTLLGSLENTHSFTPPKAIAIPETGTGPHVVTMNGNWNKVYLGAAFPIPHGSSDKIAGLELLAQLMGGDDTARLYRKFKYEEQLVDSISVSPLTLERGGMFYVHATLDADKVDQFWSELMTELATFDPTDFTDREIERAKLNIEDSMFLTKETLSGLASKIGYFQFFENGEQAEKNYLFSLSQVTRDEMKDVYDEFVRPDQLAVAVLAPEGQDVSAESLTAITKAQWPTPDTLSKKAAAKLTANPTEIALPGGSRLVFLPDETLPYTAMSMYWSGGDGELTPEQQGLASLTAAGLTRGTMKMTATEMQDFLSDHATSLGATAGRNIFAVEAKFPTRFTDTVLPLMTDTLTSPAFDTTEINRAKQDQIAGIKRREDQPLGLAFRNLFPFLYKTGPYSLLHEGTVDQVEAFTNADIIRFWNRQSMRPFTLAVCGQYDPAAIEAFAKNIATTLTMNDKPYAFTTPQWGTQRERTMQLPDRNQSHILMLFPTPGKTDMKTSAELEMLKTVLSGQSGLLFRDLRDKQGLGYTVTSMLWQSKNTGFIALYIGTNPDKVDQSMTGFKTVLSELTANPLPDEELDRAKNIIVGNYYQDHQSLIARSRQAASLMARGFDRNYEEKLIESTKTITPEDLQAIVKKYMTDDKAYIMMVTP from the coding sequence ATGTTCCGAACTTTAGTAATGCTGATCGGCCTATCCATGGTCTTGACCGGCTGCCAAGTGACACACATGAATACAACACACCCCACTGATTTCGCACCCGACCAAAAAACCACCCTGACACCATCTGTTCAGGGAGACACGACACTCGTCAAACTCAAAAACGGGCTGACCGTCCTTATCAAGGAAGACACCCGGTTCCCATTGGTAAATGTCCGGCTATATGTCCATGCCGGAAGCGCCTATGAAACTCCGGAAATTGCAGGTATCAGCCACCAGCTTGAACATATGGTTTTCAAGGGAACCGATAAACGCGGTCCAGGTGAAACCGCCCTCGAAATCGAATCCGCTGGAGGAATGCTCAATGCGGCCACCAGTTTTGACTACACCGTGTATTATGTCGAAGTCCCTGATGACAAATGGGCCTTGGGCATGGATGTGGTCACGGACATGGCATTCAATCCGACCATTGACCCGGATGAGTTAAAAAGCGAAAAGCAGGTCGTGCTCGCAGAGCTGAAACGGGGTGAAGACACGCCCGGCAGCAAGCTGTTCAAGACCTTGCAATCCATGATCTGGAAAGATTCATCCTATGAATGGCCGATCATCGGCTATCGTGAGACGGTCCAGTCCTTCACGCAAAAAGATATCAAGGATTATATCGCCACCCATTACCAGCCGCAGTCCATGTTGCTGGTCGTCACCGGCAAGGTGGACCCGGAGCAGATTCTTGCGGAAGCCGATACCCTGCTCGGTTCACTGGAAAACACCCATTCCTTCACGCCGCCCAAAGCCATTGCCATCCCGGAAACCGGCACTGGCCCGCACGTGGTCACAATGAACGGGAACTGGAACAAGGTTTATCTCGGAGCCGCCTTCCCCATCCCGCACGGATCTTCCGACAAGATCGCGGGGCTGGAATTGTTGGCTCAACTGATGGGTGGAGACGATACCGCTCGCCTGTACCGCAAATTCAAGTATGAAGAACAATTGGTCGACAGCATTTCCGTCTCGCCTTTGACGCTCGAACGCGGCGGCATGTTCTATGTCCATGCAACATTGGATGCGGACAAGGTCGATCAATTCTGGTCTGAACTGATGACGGAACTGGCCACATTCGACCCCACCGACTTCACGGACAGGGAAATCGAACGCGCCAAGCTGAACATTGAGGACTCCATGTTCCTGACCAAGGAAACATTGTCCGGCCTTGCCAGCAAAATCGGCTATTTCCAATTCTTTGAAAATGGTGAACAAGCGGAAAAGAACTATTTGTTCTCTCTCAGTCAGGTGACCCGCGACGAGATGAAAGACGTTTATGATGAATTTGTCCGGCCCGATCAATTGGCCGTGGCCGTGCTTGCGCCGGAAGGACAGGATGTGTCTGCCGAGTCGCTGACAGCCATAACCAAGGCACAGTGGCCGACACCTGACACGCTCTCGAAAAAGGCTGCGGCCAAGCTGACGGCAAATCCCACGGAGATCGCCCTGCCCGGTGGCAGCCGACTGGTGTTCCTGCCGGACGAAACCTTGCCGTACACCGCCATGAGTATGTATTGGAGTGGTGGCGACGGAGAACTGACACCGGAACAGCAGGGACTCGCGTCCCTGACCGCTGCGGGACTGACCCGGGGCACCATGAAAATGACGGCCACGGAAATGCAGGATTTCCTGTCTGACCACGCCACCAGCCTCGGCGCGACTGCCGGGCGCAACATCTTTGCGGTCGAAGCCAAATTCCCCACCCGGTTCACTGACACAGTATTGCCACTCATGACCGACACGCTCACGTCCCCGGCCTTTGACACAACAGAAATCAATCGAGCCAAACAGGACCAGATTGCAGGCATCAAACGGCGGGAAGACCAACCCCTCGGCCTTGCTTTCCGGAATTTGTTCCCGTTCCTGTACAAAACAGGCCCTTACTCCTTGTTACATGAGGGAACCGTGGACCAGGTCGAGGCCTTCACCAATGCGGACATCATCCGTTTCTGGAACAGGCAGTCCATGCGCCCCTTCACCCTGGCGGTCTGCGGTCAATACGACCCGGCAGCCATTGAAGCCTTTGCCAAAAACATTGCCACGACTTTGACCATGAATGACAAACCGTATGCGTTCACCACGCCACAGTGGGGCACGCAGCGGGAACGCACCATGCAGTTGCCGGATCGGAATCAGTCGCACATATTGATGCTCTTCCCCACGCCTGGGAAAACCGACATGAAGACTTCGGCTGAACTGGAAATGCTCAAAACCGTCTTGTCTGGACAGTCTGGGCTGTTATTCAGAGACCTCCGCGACAAACAGGGATTGGGCTACACTGTCACTTCCATGCTCTGGCAAAGCAAGAATACCGGGTTTATCGCCCTGTACATCGGGACCAATCCCGACAAGGTCGATCAATCCATGACCGGATTCAAGACCGTGCTCAGCGAACTGACCGCGAACCCACTGCCGGACGAGGAACTGGACCGCGCCAAAAACATCATTGTCGGCAATTACTATCAAGATCACCAATCCCTCATTGCCCGCAGCCGTCAGGCAGCCAGCCTCATGGCCCGTGGCTTTGATCGGAATTATGAAGAAAAGCTCATTGAATCGACAAAGACGATCACTCCCGAAGACCTCCAGGCCATCGTCAAGAAATATATGACGGACGACAAGGCCTATATCATGATGGTCACTCCATAG
- a CDS encoding succinate dehydrogenase/fumarate reductase cytochrome b subunit, translating into MSINYAPTGKFGKWDGILDWLQMLSGVSLILFMWCHMLLVSSVVISPKVMDAIAYFFESTRMAQIGGPLIFMVFLMHFLLAARKIPFRVEGQKTIWHHARMLRHGDTWLWLIQVISAMIILVMGSTHMWVVLTDLPISAVKSAARIQSGFWAIFYLILLPLVELHVGIGLYRIGVKWGFVRDTDRPKFKRSENILTLMFVVIGLVTLARFWFLNVQ; encoded by the coding sequence ATGTCCATCAATTATGCACCGACTGGGAAATTCGGTAAATGGGATGGCATATTGGACTGGCTTCAGATGTTGTCCGGTGTCAGCCTGATTTTGTTTATGTGGTGTCACATGCTGCTTGTTTCCAGTGTTGTTATCAGTCCGAAAGTCATGGATGCCATTGCCTATTTTTTCGAGTCAACCAGAATGGCGCAGATCGGCGGACCGCTTATATTCATGGTTTTTCTGATGCATTTTCTTTTGGCCGCCCGGAAGATCCCGTTTCGTGTCGAGGGCCAGAAGACCATATGGCACCATGCCCGGATGTTGCGCCATGGTGATACCTGGCTTTGGCTTATTCAGGTCATCTCGGCCATGATCATTCTGGTCATGGGGTCCACGCACATGTGGGTTGTTCTGACAGACCTGCCCATTTCCGCGGTCAAGTCGGCTGCTCGGATTCAAAGTGGATTCTGGGCCATCTTCTACCTCATCCTGTTGCCTTTGGTCGAGCTGCATGTCGGTATCGGGTTATACCGTATCGGTGTGAAATGGGGATTCGTGAGAGATACCGATCGTCCCAAATTCAAGCGCAGTGAGAACATCCTGACCCTGATGTTTGTTGTCATCGGTTTGGTGACATTGGCTCGATTCTGGTTTTTGAATGTCCAATAG